Proteins encoded together in one Flavobacteriales bacterium window:
- the tsaE gene encoding tRNA (adenosine(37)-N6)-threonylcarbamoyltransferase complex ATPase subunit type 1 TsaE gives MSTILVMQRPEEAADLAAAMLHACPQRRVFAFRGELGAGKTTLIKALCAELGVEDEATSPSFALVNEYRSERRGPVYHFDLFRLTDAQELEGIGFGEYIDSGSYCFVEWPELAKGQLPPDTVQVRFEVIPDGTRAIHLEP, from the coding sequence ATGAGCACGATCCTCGTGATGCAGCGCCCCGAGGAGGCCGCCGACCTGGCCGCCGCCATGCTGCACGCCTGTCCGCAGCGCCGCGTCTTCGCCTTCCGGGGCGAGCTCGGCGCCGGCAAGACCACCCTCATCAAGGCCCTCTGCGCCGAGCTGGGCGTGGAGGACGAAGCCACCAGCCCCAGCTTCGCCCTGGTGAACGAGTACCGCAGTGAGCGCCGCGGGCCGGTCTACCATTTCGACCTCTTCCGCCTCACCGACGCCCAAGAGCTCGAAGGCATCGGCTTCGGCGAGTACATCGACAGCGGCAGCTACTGCTTCGTGGAATGGCCCGAGCTGGCCAAGGGGCAGCTGCCGCCGGACACCGTGCAGGTGCGCTTCGAGGTGATCCCCGACGGCACCCGCGCCATCCACCTGGAGCCATGA